From a region of the Myroides sp. JBRI-B21084 genome:
- the ruvX gene encoding Holliday junction resolvase RuvX, which translates to MAIDYGSKRTGIAVTDELQIIASGLTTVETKNVFTFLETYLKTENVSKIIVGEPKRLNNEASSIATEINKFVEKLTQLFPEIELVRLDERFTSKIAFQTMIDSGLKKKQRQNKALLDEIAATILLQDYMSSQRF; encoded by the coding sequence ATGGCCATTGATTATGGCAGTAAACGTACAGGAATTGCTGTAACCGATGAGTTGCAAATAATTGCATCGGGTTTAACAACTGTTGAAACAAAAAATGTTTTTACTTTTTTAGAAACCTATTTAAAAACAGAAAACGTTTCTAAAATAATTGTTGGTGAACCTAAAAGATTAAATAACGAAGCATCATCAATTGCTACTGAAATTAATAAATTTGTAGAAAAATTAACTCAACTATTTCCTGAAATAGAGTTAGTTAGGTTAGATGAACGCTTTACATCTAAAATTGCTTTTCAAACAATGATTGATAGCGGTTTAAAGAAAAAACAAAGACAAAATAAAGCATTGCTTGATGAAATTGCAGCTACTATTTTGCTGCAAGATTATATGAGTAGCCAACGTTTTTAA
- a CDS encoding AIR synthase related protein, with the protein MNSDNSTNRYAQRGVSAQKEDVHNAIKNIDKGLFPKAFCKIVPDYLTNNEDYCLIMHADGAGTKSSLAYLYWKETGDLSVWKGIAQDALIMNIDDLLCVGATDNIMLSSTIGRNKNLVPGEVISAIINGTEELINDLKQFGVTIHSTGGETADVGDVVRTIIVDSTVTARMKRSDVIDNANIQAGDVIVGLESFGQATYETEYNGGMGSNGLTSARHDVFAHYLAENYPESFDPSVPKDLIYSGTKKLTDEVEDAPINAGKLVLSPTRTYAPIIKAILAKYASNNIHGMVHCSGGAQTKVLHFVDNVHVIKDNLFPIPPLFKLIQEESKTGWKEMFQVFNCGHRMELYVTPEVANDIIEISKSFNVNAQIVGRVEAADTKKLTIQSAYGTFEYE; encoded by the coding sequence ATGAATTCAGATAATAGTACAAATCGTTATGCGCAACGCGGTGTATCTGCCCAAAAAGAAGACGTGCACAACGCAATTAAAAACATTGACAAAGGTTTATTTCCTAAAGCTTTCTGTAAAATTGTTCCCGATTATTTAACAAATAACGAAGATTATTGTTTAATAATGCATGCCGATGGTGCGGGTACAAAATCATCGTTAGCATATTTATATTGGAAAGAAACAGGCGATTTATCTGTATGGAAAGGCATTGCACAAGATGCTTTAATAATGAATATTGATGATTTGTTATGTGTTGGTGCTACCGATAACATTATGCTATCTTCAACCATTGGTAGAAATAAAAATTTGGTTCCGGGCGAAGTAATTTCTGCTATTATTAATGGAACGGAAGAATTAATCAACGATTTAAAACAATTTGGCGTAACTATACATTCAACAGGTGGTGAAACTGCCGATGTTGGAGATGTTGTACGTACCATTATTGTTGATTCTACAGTTACAGCGCGAATGAAACGCAGCGATGTGATTGATAATGCAAACATACAAGCAGGTGATGTAATTGTTGGATTAGAATCGTTTGGCCAAGCAACTTATGAAACCGAATATAACGGGGGTATGGGTAGTAACGGCTTAACTTCTGCTCGTCATGATGTTTTCGCACATTATTTAGCTGAAAATTATCCAGAAAGTTTTGACCCATCTGTACCTAAAGATTTAATTTATTCAGGTACAAAAAAATTAACCGATGAGGTAGAAGATGCACCTATAAACGCAGGTAAATTAGTACTTTCACCAACACGTACCTATGCACCAATTATTAAGGCTATTTTAGCAAAATATGCTTCAAATAATATACACGGTATGGTACATTGCTCAGGTGGTGCACAAACTAAAGTGTTGCATTTTGTTGATAATGTGCATGTTATTAAAGATAACTTATTTCCAATTCCTCCTTTATTTAAATTAATTCAAGAAGAATCAAAAACAGGTTGGAAAGAAATGTTTCAGGTTTTTAACTGCGGACACCGTATGGAATTATACGTAACCCCTGAAGTAGCAAATGATATTATAGAAATTTCTAAATCGTTTAATGTTAATGCGCAAATAGTTGGTAGAGTAGAAGCTGCTGATACAAAAAAATTAACCATTCAATCTGCTTACGGAACTTTTGAATACGAATAA